The candidate division KSB1 bacterium genome segment CCCGAGCGGCGATGATCAGAGCGGGCGTACCGATTGTCCCCGGCATGAAGCAGGCGATCACTTCGGTGGCTGAGGCGCAAAAGATTGCCGAGGAGATCGGCTATCCCATTCTGTTAAAAGCAGCGGCAGGCGGTGGCGGCAAAGGCATGCGCATCGTCCACCGCCCTGATGAGATGGCGCAATTGTTCAAGATGGCCAGTTCCGAAGCGAAATCAGCGTTTGGCGATGATCGAATTTATATTGAAAAATACCTGGAAAAACCCCGCCATGTCGAAATTCAGATCATCGCCGATCAGCATGGCCATGTGGTTCATTTGGGTGAGCGGGAATGCTCCATCCAGCGGCGGCATCAGAAGGTGATCGAGGAATCGCCCTCTCCGATCGTCGATCCCGAGATGCGCCAGCGGATGGGCGAGACGGCGGTCAAAGCGGCCAGGGCGGCTAATTACACTAATGCAGGCACGGTGGAGTTTTTAGTCGATCAGAATAAAAATTTCTATTTTCTGGAAGTGAACACCCGCTTGCAAGTGGAACATCCTGTGACCGAAATGGTCACAGGCATCGATCTGGCCAAAGAACAAATCCGCATTGCCGCAGGCGAGCCACTCAGTTTCAGCCAGCAGGATGTTCAGTGGCGAGGCGCTGCCATCGAATGCCGTATTTACGCCGAAGATTCAGAGAATAATTTTCTGCCCTCCATCGGCAAAATTCAGAGTTATCGAGAACCTCAAGGGATTGGCGTTCGGGTGGATTCAGGCCTGGCAAAGGGAGATTCGGTGTCCATGTATTACGATCCCCTGATCTCCAAATTGATCACCTGGGGCAGGGATCGCCACGAAGCCATTCAGCGAATGAAACGGGCGCTGGATGAATATGTCATCTCTGGTGTGCAGACCGTGATTCCGTTCCATAAGCAGGTGATGATTCATCCTGATTTTGTAACAGGCAATCTTTCGACTCATTTTATTGATGAAAACAAAAATTTGCTATGCGATTTGAACGATGTATCTGAAGCAGATTTGGAAGCCATGGCGATTTTGTCCTGTTTGATCGATTATCAATCAAAGAAACGGGTGAATAGAATTGCCAGCGCACCAAATTTGAGCATCTGGAAATATGAAACTCGAAGAAGAAGGTTGTTTGGAGTATAGATATTTAGCGATAGCTTTAAAAAGTAATATATTCTCCCACAGAAATGAAATCCCACAGAATTGCGATCCAAAATTTTATAAATCAGTTCTGTGGGAAGACAATTCTGGCGGAGAAAAATTTTTGCCAGGCTCCCTAATCCTATCGGAAATAGAGGCCATTCATGAATTATATTGCCAGAATTCGAGATAAAGAATTCAAGCTAAAACTGGACGACCGTGGTGATCAGGTGGTGGCAACTATCAACGGCCAATCGATCCCGATCCAATTGCGGGAGATCGATGGCAGCCATGTCTATTCTGCGCTGGTTGGCAATCGCTCGTTTGAAATCGAAATCCGACGTAATGATGCTGGTTATAAAGTTTTTCACAAAGGGAGATCATTTGAATTTGTCGTGGAAGACGAACGGACCGCTCAATTGAAAAAATCAATGCGACAGGCGGTCTCTCATAAAATCGAACAGGAATTAAAGGCACCCATGCCAGGATTAGTTGTGGCAATTGAAGTGAAACCTGGGCAACAGATAAAAAAGGGCGATGGCTTGCTCATTATCGAAGCGATGAAAATGGAAAATGAGATAAGGGCGCCGTTTGATTGTGTGGTGAAAGAGATAAAGGTTCAGGAGAAACAAGCAGTGGAGAAAGGGCAGGTATTGGTGGTGTTTGGGGCATAGGGCATTATGCAAGGGGTAAGGATATTTTCAAATTTTGATTTGTTAGATATTTCTCAGGACAAATAACGCTAATTGATATGAACCAAACGAGAGGGCAAATCTATGGCAGGAATTGTCGGCTATGGGGCGTACATCCCCCGCAATCGAATCAAGGTCGAGGAAATTGCTAAAATCTGGGGAGCGGATGCGCCGAGTTATAAGAAGGGACTATTGTTGCAGGAGAAATCGGTGCCAGCGCCAGATCAGGATACGATCACGATGTCGGTCGAGGCAACTCGCAATGCGCTACAACGGGCGGGGATCGATCCTCGGAAAATCGGTGCGGTTTATATTGGATCGGAATCACATCCGTATGCGGTGAAACCCAGCGGGACGGTGGTGGCCGAGGCGATCAACGCAGTTCCTGAATGCCACAATGCGGATCTGGAGTTCGCCTGTAAGGCAGGCACTGAAGGCATGTTCATTTGTCTGGGCCTGGTGGATGCAGGTTTGATTGAATATGGGCTTGGCATCGGCGCTGATACCTCACAGGGCGCTCCTGGCGATGCGCTGGAATATTCGGCAGCGGCTGGTGCAGCGGCATTCATCATGGGCAAAAAGGATCTGGTGGCTGAATGTTTGATGACCTATTCCTACATGACGGATACGCCCGATTTTTGGCGGCGGGAGCATCAGTTTTATCCCAGCCATGGCGGCAGATTCACGGGCGAGCCCGCCTATTTTAAGCATATTCGGGGAGCAGGCGAAGGCATTATGAAAAAAGCGGGCAAAAAGCCAGCGGATTTTAAATATGCGGTTTTTCATCAGCCCAATGGCAAATTTCCGCTGCGGGTCGGCAAAATGCTCGGCTTTGAAAAGGAGCAGCTTCTGCCAGGATTGGTGTGCCCCGAACTCGGCAACACCTATTCAGGCGCCTCGCCGCTCGGCCTGACGGCTATTCTGGATCAGGCGCAACCTGGTGAACTGATTCTGATGGTCTCCTTCGGCTCGGGCGCTGGCAGCGATGCTTTCATTTGGCGAGTGACCGATCGCATCAAACAGGTTCAGGACAAGGCGCCGAAGACCTGGGACATGCTTCGCAATAATAAAAAATACCTGGACTATGGGACGTATGCCAAGTTCAGGGGGAAGATTCTCAAAAAAGAATAATGATTGATTTTAGAGTTATAAATTTGAGACCGCTAATTACACGAATTTTTCTAATTGCGCTAATTTGGTTCTGAGCCATGCTTTTCAATAATGGGGTAAATTCCCAGCAGCATTTTTTAATTAGCGAAATTTGTCTAATTGGCGAAATTAGCGGTCAAAAAAACTGGCAGTTAGAAATTTGCTCTCAAAGAAACTGAAGGAGAAAATATCTATGCGAGAAGTCGCTATTATCGGAGTTGGGATGAATAAATGGGGCGAGTTGTGGGAGAAATCGATCAATGATATATTTGTCGAGGCGGCGCTCGAGGCCATCGACGATGCGGGCGTCGATCATCTCGATGCCATGTACGTCGGCTGCATGTCGGGCGGGCTGTTCAATGGCCAGGAGCATCTGGCGTCGTTGTTATCTGATTATCTGGGCATGGGACCCATTCCTGCTACCCGTGTGGAATCGGCCTGCGCTTCGGGCGGGCTGGCGGTCAAATCGGCAATCATTGAAGTGATGTCTGGCAACGCTGAGATCGTTCTGGCAGGTGGTGTGGAAAAAATGACTGATGTTTCTGGCGATCAAGCAACGTATGCCCTGGCCACAGCAGCGGATCAGGAGTACGAGGTTTATCAGGGAGTGACTTTTCCTGGCTTATATGCCATGATGGCTCGAGCGCACATGCACAAATATGGCACGACGAGGAAGCAATTGGCGGCTGTGGCGGTCAAAAATCATGACAATGGTTCCTTAAATCCGCTGGCGCAATTTCCACAGAAAGTCACGCTGGATGAAGTAATGAATTCCGTCATGGTGGCCGATCCGCTGCGGATTCTGGATTGCTCCCCCATTACCGATGGCGCTGCTGCGATCATCGTTTGTTCACTGGAAACCGCAAAAAAAATCAGCAAGAAGCCGATCGTAAAAGTTATCGGATTGGGACATGCCACGGATTCTATTGCTTTACATTCCAGAAGCGATCTGACGTCATTGAATGCTGTGAAATTGGCTGGAGAACGGGCTTATAAAATGGCGGGCAAAACGCCAGCGGACATCGATCTGGTGGAGGTACACGATTGCTTCACCATCGCTGAAATTATCGTTACTGAAGCCCTGGGATTTTTCGAGCCAGGCAAAGGCGGGCCAGCGGCTGAATCGGGTCAGACCGCCCGTGATGGCAAAATTCCCGTCAACACCAGCGGCGGATTGAAGTCCAAAGGCCATCCTGTCGGCGCCACAGGCGTCGCTCAGGTCATCGAAGTGGTGAAACAGCTTCGGGGCGAAGCAGGCAAACGACAGATCGAAAAGGCTCGGATTGGGATGACGCAGAATATGGGGGGAAGTGGTGGGAGTTCGGTGGTTCATATTCTTGAGAAGATCTGAAAATATGTTTCGTTTTCTAGGGGAAAAAAAATTTCAAATCCCAAAAGACAAATTCCAAATAATTTCCAATCCCTAAAATCAAAATTCCGAACAACACGTTTTGGTAATTGAAAATTTAAATTTGAAATTTGTTTGGAAATTGGGATTTGTAATTTGGAATTTTTCTTCAAGTTCAAACAAAGTAGAATTGAAATCAAAAACCAGTGGAGGTATAAATGTCCGTTCCTGCATATCGAAGAGCCATGCCGCAACGCTATCGTTATGAAGCTGGCAAATGCAAAAGCTGTGGCAAAATCTTTTTCCCGCCTCGATTGATCTGTGATGCCTGCAAATCACGGGAATTCGAAACCATCACGCTGAATCGGGAGGGTGTTGTCAAGACTTATACTGTGATCCATGTGGCGCCCAGCCAGTTTGTGGATCAGGCGCCGTACGCCATCGGTGTGGTGGAACTAAAGGATGGCGTCAGCTTATTGACGCAAATTGTCGATTGTGAATTTGAAGATTTGAAAATAGGCATGCCTGTCCGATTGGAATTTCGGAAGATTTCTGAGGATGGCAAGGCAGGGATTATTCATTATGGGTACAAATGCGTGCCTATTTGAAACCTCAAACCTCAAACGACAAAATACAAACAAATTTCAATTTTCGATACACCAATTCCAATTTATGACCCTTTCAAAGGTTGCAGACCTTTGAAAGGGTAGACGACTTTGAGCCGGTTTAAATGGTGTAATTTGAAGGAAGCAATAACATGTCTTACAAGATCAGCATCGTAATCGAGAAAGATGAATACGGCTTCTATGCCTATTGTCCAGAACTAAAGGGATGCCAGAGCCAGGGGGATTCCCTGGATGAGGTTCTGGCAAATATCAAAGAGGCAATAGAACTCTATCTAGAAACATTATCCGAGGAAGAGAAAGTTTCTTTTTTAAGCAAAGAAATTTTCACGACCACGATGGAGGTTCAGTTTGCCTAAACAACTTCGCTTAACCGCTGCTGAAGCGGAAAAAATGCTTCTAAAAGCTGGTTTTGAATTGATTCGAAGTAAGGGAAGTCATCGAATTTATAAAAAATTTGATAGACGGATTGTTGTTCCTTTTCATGGCAATAGAATGCTGCACCCAAAAATCGTGAAACAAGTGATCGAAGCCATTGAGGAAACCTAGGAAAGTTGTTTTTTAATAAAGCAGCTTTTGGATTTTCGACTATTGAGATTTAAAATTCTTTCAAAGGCTTGCATCCATCTAAATCTAGGATCAAAAATTTGTAGGACAGGTTGCCAACCTGTCCTACAAGTCGGGATCAAAATGAAAATCGCACAACTCGCACAAATCCTCGAAAAAATTCACCTCGTCAAAGTCGCTGTCTACGGCGACTTTGCTTTAGATGCCTACTGGTTTCTCGATCCCCGAGGCGGGGAAATATCAGCAGAGACGGGCTTGCATTCTCAAGCGGTGAAAAAGCATTATTACACGCTAGGCGGAGCTGCCAATGTCGTGGCCAATTTAGCGGCACTCGAACCTGCTGAAATAAAAGTTATCGGAGTGATCGGCAATGATATTTTTGGCAGGGAGATGATTCGCCAGTTCGTTGAACTTGGCGTGAATCATGATTCGCTGGTAATCCAAAACGAAAATTTTGATACCGTGGTCTTTTCAAAAATTGTGCTCGAGGGCAAAGAACAACCACGAATCGATTTCGGATTTTTCAACCAGCGATCGCCTGAGACAGATGACAAAATCATTACCGCCCTTGCCGACGCCCTTAATAGATGCGATGCGTTGATCTTCAATCAACAGGTTCCAAATAGCCTGAGCAATGAGAAATTTATTCAGAACGCCAATGCGCTCTTTGATCAATTCAACGATAAAGTTGTGCTGCTGGATTCTCGGCATTATGGCCACCGTTTTAAGAATATCTATCGCAAGACCAATGCAGTTGAAGCAGCTCGACTGAATGGAATTACGGCAGATGTATTGGATCAAATCGACTTCGAGGCAACGAAAATTCATGCTCAAAAGCTTTTTGATGAATCGGGCAAGCCAGTTTTCATTACCAGGGGCTCAAAAGGAATTTTGGTGGTGGACCAAGCGGGTAGCCATGAAATACCAGGCATTCAATTCAACAAACCCATCGATCCTGTGGGCGCAGGGGATACGGTGGTGAGTGCTCTGGCTCTATGTTTGGGTGCTGGATTCTCTCCAGTTGAGGCTGCCGAATTCGCCAATCTCGCCGCCGCTGTGACAGTGCAAAAATTATTCATGACAGGGACGGCATCGGGTAAAGAAATACTTGATCTTTGTCGGGAGATTGGTTATATTTAAAGGTAATTTCTAATTCTGTATAATCAGTTTTAAGGAGTTTCATCATGCGAGCGTTAGAAGCCAACCAGCGAATGGATAAAATCATCAGCTTGCTCCCTGAAAGCAAATTGAAATCTATCATTGATTTTGCGAGCCATTTGAAAGGTAAAGAAGAGGCCGAGGAATTTTTAAGAATGCAAATGAGCTCAGAGGCATATCGGGATTGGCTTACCTCTGAGAACGACATTTATGATGAAGCGTTTAAAGATAAACTTCAAGTATGACATCACAAGCAAACAATTACTGGGATTATGGCAAATGCGAAATTTGTGACACGCCAATGGAGGCAAGGCTGATCAAACAAAACTTCTGGATCCGAGGCGAGCTTATAGTCGTTGAGGATGTTCCCGCTGGCGTCTGTCCCCAATGTGGCGAAAAGGTGGTCAAGGCTGATGTGGGGCACTGGCTGGAAGAACTATTAACCAATACCGACCAGATTGCCAGAGCACCTCGCATTTCTGTGCCTTCGATTAAGTTCGATGTCGAAATGGTAGCAGCATGAAAGGAATTTTAGAAGCCTATGATCGATAGATTTACAAGCCTGAATCCAATTACTCAAGCATTGATTGCCACCTGCTTTACCTGGTTTATGACTGCTGCGGGTTCTGGCGTGGTGTTCTTTTTCAAGACGATCAATCGAAAAGTTCTCGATGCCATGCTGGGCTTTGCCGCTGGCGTGATGATCGCCGCCAGCTATTGGTCGCTGTTGGCGCCTGCGATTGAGATGGCTGAGGAGGGCAGTCTGCCCCCATGGATTCCAGCGACGGGTGGCTTTTTGCTGGGCGGAGCCTTCTTGTGGGTTATAGATAAGCTTCTCCCCCACCTCCATGCAGGGTTCAATACTGAAAAATCAGAGGGAATTCATACCTCGTGGCAAAGAAGTGTGTTGCTGATCCTGGCCATTACGCTCCATAATTTTCCCGAGGGATTAGCCGTGGGAGTGGCGTTCGGCGCCATCAGTGCCAATCTCCCTGCCGCTTCTTTGGCGGGAGCCATGGCGCTGGCAATCGGTATCGGCATCCAGAATTTTCCCGAAGGGGCTGCCGTTTCAATACCCTTGCGGAGGGAAGGATTTTCCCGCTTCCGATGCTTCTGGTATGGGCAGCTTTCGGGTGTAGTCGAACCCATTGCGGGAGTGATTGGCGCTGCAGCCGTAATTTTGATGCGGCCGATTCTTCCCTACGCCCTGGCCTTTGCCGCTGGAGCGATGATTTATGTGGTGGTGGAAGAGCTGATCCCCGAATCGCAATTTGAAAAAAACACCGATTATGCCACCGTCGGCGCCATGCTGGGCTTTGCGGTGATGATGACGCTGGATGTGGCGCTGGGATAATTAATGCCAAATGGACTCCAAATCCGAGTTGGAGTCCACTTAAAAAATTTTTTCAGAGGAGTCGATGATGTACGAACATCTTATTCCGATAAAAATTGAACCGCTGGAGGAAGGCGGCTATTTGGCGACCAGCGAGGTCTTGCAAGGGCTCATTGCCCAGGGCAGAACAATTGCCGAAACCATGGAGATCGCTCAGGATGTGGCTCGAAAGCTGATAGAATCTTATCTTGAGCATGGCGATCCTTTGCCCTTTAAACTGCCTGATAAGAAAACTGCTAAAATTGCTTTGAATACGAATATTCCAGTATCAGTGGTTCAATGACAAAATTGCCGATTTTAAAACCTCCAAAAATGCTTCGGAAATTAAAACAAGCAATGTTTGTTTTTGATCGTAAAATTGATTAGAAAAATTTTTTAAAAATAATTTAGGAGAATACCATGACAACTTCATCATTAGCAATGCTAAAAAAGAACTTTGGGATCGATGATCAGGTTACTGTGAAATATGAAAAGAGGGATAACGAACTTATCCTCCATGTACCATTGCGATCCCATTATCATTCCAATGATGAAATAATCACTCAAGCTCGAAATCTGGTGAAAGATAAAAAAGAAAGTGGATGGTCTCGTCAGAACTTTTTTGCGGATTTCATGCAAGTGCGTGAAAAGGTTTTAGAACAGATTAGAGAGCATTATGAACAAAATTAGATTTCGAGCAGTCCTGGATACAAATGTTGTTCT includes the following:
- a CDS encoding type II toxin-antitoxin system HicB family antitoxin — translated: MYEHLIPIKIEPLEEGGYLATSEVLQGLIAQGRTIAETMEIAQDVARKLIESYLEHGDPLPFKLPDKKTAKIALNTNIPVSVVQ
- a CDS encoding hydroxymethylglutaryl-CoA synthase; this encodes MAGIVGYGAYIPRNRIKVEEIAKIWGADAPSYKKGLLLQEKSVPAPDQDTITMSVEATRNALQRAGIDPRKIGAVYIGSESHPYAVKPSGTVVAEAINAVPECHNADLEFACKAGTEGMFICLGLVDAGLIEYGLGIGADTSQGAPGDALEYSAAAGAAAFIMGKKDLVAECLMTYSYMTDTPDFWRREHQFYPSHGGRFTGEPAYFKHIRGAGEGIMKKAGKKPADFKYAVFHQPNGKFPLRVGKMLGFEKEQLLPGLVCPELGNTYSGASPLGLTAILDQAQPGELILMVSFGSGAGSDAFIWRVTDRIKQVQDKAPKTWDMLRNNKKYLDYGTYAKFRGKILKKE
- a CDS encoding PfkB family carbohydrate kinase, producing the protein MKIAQLAQILEKIHLVKVAVYGDFALDAYWFLDPRGGEISAETGLHSQAVKKHYYTLGGAANVVANLAALEPAEIKVIGVIGNDIFGREMIRQFVELGVNHDSLVIQNENFDTVVFSKIVLEGKEQPRIDFGFFNQRSPETDDKIITALADALNRCDALIFNQQVPNSLSNEKFIQNANALFDQFNDKVVLLDSRHYGHRFKNIYRKTNAVEAARLNGITADVLDQIDFEATKIHAQKLFDESGKPVFITRGSKGILVVDQAGSHEIPGIQFNKPIDPVGAGDTVVSALALCLGAGFSPVEAAEFANLAAAVTVQKLFMTGTASGKEILDLCREIGYI
- a CDS encoding YgiT-type zinc finger protein, whose translation is MTSQANNYWDYGKCEICDTPMEARLIKQNFWIRGELIVVEDVPAGVCPQCGEKVVKADVGHWLEELLTNTDQIARAPRISVPSIKFDVEMVAA
- a CDS encoding Zn-ribbon domain-containing OB-fold protein; translation: MSVPAYRRAMPQRYRYEAGKCKSCGKIFFPPRLICDACKSREFETITLNREGVVKTYTVIHVAPSQFVDQAPYAIGVVELKDGVSLLTQIVDCEFEDLKIGMPVRLEFRKISEDGKAGIIHYGYKCVPI
- a CDS encoding type II toxin-antitoxin system HicA family toxin encodes the protein MPKQLRLTAAEAEKMLLKAGFELIRSKGSHRIYKKFDRRIVVPFHGNRMLHPKIVKQVIEAIEET
- a CDS encoding biotin/lipoyl-binding protein codes for the protein MNYIARIRDKEFKLKLDDRGDQVVATINGQSIPIQLREIDGSHVYSALVGNRSFEIEIRRNDAGYKVFHKGRSFEFVVEDERTAQLKKSMRQAVSHKIEQELKAPMPGLVVAIEVKPGQQIKKGDGLLIIEAMKMENEIRAPFDCVVKEIKVQEKQAVEKGQVLVVFGA
- a CDS encoding acetyl-CoA carboxylase biotin carboxylase subunit; this translates as MFKKILIANRGEIAIRIMRTCRELGIATVAVYSEVDRTAQHVRYADEAYLLGPAPATESYLVMEKIIEAAKKSQAQAIHPGYGFLAENPEFASLVNDSGLIFIGPEPETIRLLGDKMAARAAMIRAGVPIVPGMKQAITSVAEAQKIAEEIGYPILLKAAAGGGGKGMRIVHRPDEMAQLFKMASSEAKSAFGDDRIYIEKYLEKPRHVEIQIIADQHGHVVHLGERECSIQRRHQKVIEESPSPIVDPEMRQRMGETAVKAARAANYTNAGTVEFLVDQNKNFYFLEVNTRLQVEHPVTEMVTGIDLAKEQIRIAAGEPLSFSQQDVQWRGAAIECRIYAEDSENNFLPSIGKIQSYREPQGIGVRVDSGLAKGDSVSMYYDPLISKLITWGRDRHEAIQRMKRALDEYVISGVQTVIPFHKQVMIHPDFVTGNLSTHFIDENKNLLCDLNDVSEADLEAMAILSCLIDYQSKKRVNRIASAPNLSIWKYETRRRRLFGV
- a CDS encoding ZIP family metal transporter — its product is MIDRFTSLNPITQALIATCFTWFMTAAGSGVVFFFKTINRKVLDAMLGFAAGVMIAASYWSLLAPAIEMAEEGSLPPWIPATGGFLLGGAFLWVIDKLLPHLHAGFNTEKSEGIHTSWQRSVLLILAITLHNFPEGLAVGVAFGAISANLPAASLAGAMALAIGIGIQNFPEGAAVSIPLRREGFSRFRCFWYGQLSGVVEPIAGVIGAAAVILMRPILPYALAFAAGAMIYVVVEELIPESQFEKNTDYATVGAMLGFAVMMTLDVALG
- a CDS encoding thiolase domain-containing protein, encoding MREVAIIGVGMNKWGELWEKSINDIFVEAALEAIDDAGVDHLDAMYVGCMSGGLFNGQEHLASLLSDYLGMGPIPATRVESACASGGLAVKSAIIEVMSGNAEIVLAGGVEKMTDVSGDQATYALATAADQEYEVYQGVTFPGLYAMMARAHMHKYGTTRKQLAAVAVKNHDNGSLNPLAQFPQKVTLDEVMNSVMVADPLRILDCSPITDGAAAIIVCSLETAKKISKKPIVKVIGLGHATDSIALHSRSDLTSLNAVKLAGERAYKMAGKTPADIDLVEVHDCFTIAEIIVTEALGFFEPGKGGPAAESGQTARDGKIPVNTSGGLKSKGHPVGATGVAQVIEVVKQLRGEAGKRQIEKARIGMTQNMGGSGGSSVVHILEKI
- a CDS encoding type II toxin-antitoxin system HicB family antitoxin; this encodes MSYKISIVIEKDEYGFYAYCPELKGCQSQGDSLDEVLANIKEAIELYLETLSEEEKVSFLSKEIFTTTMEVQFA